One stretch of Pradoshia sp. D12 DNA includes these proteins:
- the gyrA gene encoding DNA gyrase subunit A: MAEMENSRVKEINISQEMRTSFLDYAMSVIVARALPDVRDGLKPVHRRVLYAMNDLGMTSDKAFKKSARIVGEVIGKYHPHGDTAVYDTMVRMAQDFNLRYMLVEGHGNFGSVDGDSAAAMRYTEARMSKISMELVRDLNKDTIDYRDNYDGSEKEPVVLPSRFPNLLVNGSSGIAVGMATNIPPHQLGEVIDGVLALSKDPEISIQELMEIIPGPDFPTAGQILGRSGIRKAYETGRGSITLRARSFIEEKQNGKQVIIVTELPYQVNKAKLVERIADLVRDKKIEGITDLRDESDRNGMRIVIELRRDTNANVLLNNLYKHTAMQTTFGINMLSLVDDQPKVLNLKQMLYYYLEHQKVIIRRRTQFELRKAEARAHILEGLRIALDHIDEIIALIRGSQTTDIAREGLMTKFELTEKQAQAILDMRLQRLTGLERDKIENEYKELMTLIGELRAILADEEKLLDLIREELTEIKERFNDERRTEIVLAGLEHIEDEDLIPQENIVISLTNKGYIKRLPASTYRSQRRGGRGIQGMGTNEDDFVEHLLTTSTHDTILFFTNKGKVYRSKGYEIPEYGRTAKGLPIINLLEIEKDEWINAIIPVEEFVDDWFLFFTTKQGISKRSPLSSFANIRNNGLIAVGLRDNDELISVKLTDGTRNIIIGTKDGQLIRFPETDVRSMGRTATGVKGITLSENDEVVGMDILEENDDILIVTRNGYGKRTGEEEYRIQSRGGKGIKTCNITDKTGSLVSVKTVTGEEDLMVITAAGVIIRMDVGQISRLGRNTMGVKLIRLESGDDQYVSTVAKVQKEEDSPEDDEQEETVEQTEIQSEEQTEQGTDVEPLDSPEEE; encoded by the coding sequence ACGCTATGAATGATTTAGGTATGACGTCGGATAAAGCATTTAAGAAATCGGCACGTATCGTTGGTGAAGTTATCGGTAAATACCATCCTCATGGTGATACGGCAGTCTACGACACGATGGTCCGTATGGCTCAGGATTTCAACCTTAGATATATGCTGGTTGAGGGGCATGGTAACTTTGGATCTGTTGATGGTGATTCAGCTGCGGCAATGCGTTATACAGAAGCCCGTATGTCAAAAATATCAATGGAGTTAGTTAGAGACTTAAACAAGGATACAATCGATTACCGAGACAACTACGATGGTTCAGAAAAGGAACCAGTGGTACTTCCATCACGTTTTCCTAACCTGCTTGTAAATGGCTCTTCTGGAATTGCGGTTGGTATGGCTACGAATATTCCTCCACATCAGTTAGGAGAGGTCATTGATGGTGTGCTTGCTTTAAGTAAAGACCCTGAGATCTCCATACAGGAATTGATGGAAATTATTCCGGGTCCGGACTTTCCAACTGCAGGTCAAATTTTAGGAAGAAGCGGTATTCGTAAAGCTTATGAAACTGGTCGTGGTTCCATCACGTTAAGGGCAAGATCGTTTATTGAAGAGAAACAAAACGGTAAACAGGTCATTATTGTAACGGAACTTCCATACCAAGTGAACAAAGCCAAACTGGTTGAACGTATTGCAGACTTGGTACGTGACAAGAAAATTGAAGGTATTACAGATTTACGGGATGAGTCAGACCGTAATGGTATGCGTATCGTAATTGAATTAAGAAGAGACACGAATGCAAACGTACTTTTAAATAATTTATATAAGCATACAGCAATGCAAACAACCTTTGGCATCAACATGCTCTCTCTTGTTGATGACCAGCCGAAGGTTCTGAATCTGAAACAAATGCTTTATTACTATTTGGAACATCAGAAGGTAATTATTCGCAGAAGAACGCAATTTGAACTTCGTAAAGCAGAAGCAAGAGCGCATATTTTAGAAGGACTACGAATTGCGCTTGATCATATTGATGAAATTATAGCCTTAATCCGTGGCTCTCAAACTACTGATATTGCCAGAGAAGGATTAATGACTAAATTCGAATTGACTGAAAAGCAAGCTCAGGCGATCTTGGATATGCGTCTGCAAAGGTTAACAGGTTTAGAACGAGATAAAATCGAAAACGAATATAAAGAGCTTATGACATTGATTGGCGAGTTAAGAGCCATTCTTGCTGATGAAGAAAAGTTGCTTGACTTAATTCGTGAAGAGTTAACTGAAATTAAAGAACGGTTTAATGACGAAAGAAGAACAGAAATTGTCTTGGCCGGTCTGGAACATATTGAGGATGAAGACTTAATCCCTCAAGAGAATATCGTTATCTCTTTAACGAATAAAGGGTATATCAAGCGACTGCCAGCATCCACATACAGAAGTCAGCGTCGTGGAGGACGAGGTATTCAGGGAATGGGTACCAATGAAGATGACTTTGTTGAGCATCTGCTAACAACTTCAACGCATGATACAATTCTCTTCTTTACTAATAAAGGGAAAGTATATCGTTCGAAGGGGTATGAAATACCTGAATATGGACGGACAGCTAAAGGTCTGCCAATTATAAACTTACTTGAAATTGAAAAAGATGAGTGGATTAATGCAATTATCCCAGTTGAAGAATTTGTGGACGATTGGTTCTTATTCTTTACTACTAAACAAGGGATTTCTAAACGTTCCCCATTATCTTCTTTTGCCAATATTAGAAATAACGGATTGATTGCAGTTGGTTTGCGTGATAACGATGAATTGATTTCCGTTAAACTAACAGATGGCACCCGGAACATCATCATTGGAACAAAAGATGGTCAATTGATCCGATTCCCAGAAACTGATGTGCGTTCAATGGGACGTACAGCAACGGGTGTGAAAGGAATCACTTTAAGCGAGAATGATGAAGTAGTAGGTATGGATATACTCGAAGAAAATGATGATATATTAATCGTTACTCGCAATGGGTATGGAAAACGTACCGGAGAAGAAGAATATAGAATTCAAAGTCGTGGCGGTAAAGGAATTAAAACCTGCAATATAACCGATAAAACTGGTTCATTAGTATCTGTAAAAACTGTTACAGGTGAAGAAGATTTAATGGTTATTACTGCTGCGGGTGTTATTATTCGTATGGATGTTGGACAGATCTCCCGTTTAGGAAGAAATACAATGGGTGTTAAATTGATCAGACTTGAATCAGGTGATGATCAATATGTGTCTACAGTAGCTAAGGTACAAAAAGAAGAAGACTCTCCTGAGGATGACGAGCAGGAAGAAACAGTAGAACAAACAGAAATACAATCAGAAGAACAAACAGAACAAGGCACGGATGTTGAACCACTGGATTCACCTGAAGAAGAATAA